A DNA window from Flammeovirga agarivorans contains the following coding sequences:
- a CDS encoding iron-containing alcohol dehydrogenase, with product MFYKHIPIPVILEIGNQLVEKIPQILKDKSFYFPKIVVFTSSFLGNRYADVLEKIGALKTIHVNEASILEVERIILENDFSADELFIGFGGGSVIDVVKLISHKTNNAYLSVPSTLSNDGLYSPISRLINKSGKKESYGVTPPLGIIADINIIKKSPKVNILSGVGDLVSNLNALKDWELSNQVTNEKIDNFAVSLSLLSANSILEYAEEDLKNDEFLITLANGLVISGLAMVISGNSRPASGAEHLISHAIDELYPEDSTLHGLQVAFGQILIEQVFLGSSTSKVQEFYKNIGLTKILQANINFSDEQLENILLLSSQIRKNRYTVLDNISISNISLKSFKL from the coding sequence ATGTTTTACAAACACATACCTATTCCAGTTATTTTAGAAATTGGGAATCAACTTGTTGAAAAAATTCCACAAATATTAAAAGACAAGTCCTTCTACTTCCCAAAGATTGTTGTTTTTACATCCTCTTTTCTAGGAAATAGGTATGCTGATGTTTTAGAGAAAATTGGTGCTTTAAAAACTATTCATGTTAATGAAGCATCAATTTTAGAAGTTGAAAGAATAATTCTTGAAAATGATTTCAGCGCTGATGAACTGTTCATTGGTTTTGGAGGAGGATCAGTTATTGACGTTGTCAAATTAATTTCTCATAAAACTAATAATGCCTATTTGAGTGTTCCTTCTACCTTATCAAATGATGGATTATACTCACCTATTTCTAGGCTAATTAATAAGTCTGGTAAAAAAGAAAGTTATGGCGTGACACCTCCATTAGGTATAATAGCAGACATCAATATCATTAAAAAAAGCCCTAAAGTTAATATCTTATCAGGGGTTGGTGACTTAGTATCCAATCTAAATGCATTAAAAGATTGGGAGTTATCTAATCAGGTAACAAATGAGAAAATTGACAATTTTGCTGTTTCATTATCTTTATTAAGTGCCAATTCAATCCTCGAATACGCAGAAGAAGACCTGAAAAATGATGAATTTCTGATTACATTGGCCAATGGGTTAGTTATTTCAGGCCTCGCTATGGTTATTTCTGGTAATTCAAGACCTGCAAGTGGTGCAGAACATTTAATAAGTCATGCTATAGATGAACTATACCCTGAGGATTCAACATTACATGGATTACAAGTAGCTTTTGGGCAAATTCTTATTGAGCAGGTATTTTTAGGTTCTTCAACTTCCAAAGTACAAGAGTTCTATAAAAACATTGGTTTAACAAAAATACTTCAAGCCAACATCAATTTTTCTGATGAGCAACTAGAGAATATCCTACTACTATCAAGTCAAATAAGAAAAAATAGATATACTGTACTGGACAATATATCTATTAGTAATATAAGCTTGAAATCATTTAAACTTTAG
- the gldG gene encoding gliding motility-associated ABC transporter substrate-binding protein GldG → MRKWEDLLTFSAILFLFIFLNIHSDKVFFRWDLTEEKRFTINPATERLLENLPDQVSIDVYLDGPLNAEFEHLKLAILETLEEFKVQSNGQLDFRFIDPNDFADTRQKQQFQNSLIKKGIPQTTLFDVGPNGEQTQRLIYPGALISYKGKQKGILLLKGNKAKSAQEQINQSIEGVEYELASVIQELVEAKSKRVGIVQGHQELFPSEMKEFTEALENKYIVNWVTDLSTIKNFDALVVAQPKTKFSNKEKYFIDQYLVDGGNALFLLDKVQMNKDSIPLGGTYAFGYDLNIEDLLFRLGVRPNIDLIQDQQVGLIEIVAGNFGDKANIKKLPWPYNIYLNTFSEHPIVRNMDVVYGRFITSLDTVKSIGIKKEPLIFTSNYSRKRAMPNIVSLDEIKEVNKKELFNQPNIPIAYLLEGTFKSLYANRFPPKGIDKKSLIKSSTKPTKVIIVGDGDIAKNEINPINKQLESIEFDRHRGQSLSNLEFLMNSMNYLTDQDGLIMARNKKVTLRPLDNFKIREEKAMWQWINVGIPVLLTVLFGGIFIYLRKRKYEI, encoded by the coding sequence ATGCGTAAGTGGGAAGATCTCTTGACTTTTTCAGCGATACTTTTTTTGTTTATTTTCTTAAACATACATTCTGATAAAGTCTTTTTTAGATGGGATTTAACAGAAGAAAAACGATTCACAATTAATCCTGCAACAGAACGTTTATTAGAAAATCTTCCTGATCAGGTAAGTATTGATGTGTATTTAGATGGCCCATTGAACGCTGAGTTTGAACATCTGAAATTAGCTATTCTAGAAACTCTAGAGGAATTTAAAGTACAATCAAATGGGCAATTAGATTTCAGGTTCATTGATCCAAATGATTTTGCAGATACTAGACAAAAGCAGCAATTTCAAAATTCATTAATAAAAAAAGGTATTCCTCAGACTACTTTATTTGATGTTGGACCGAATGGCGAGCAGACACAAAGATTAATTTACCCCGGTGCTTTAATATCCTATAAGGGTAAACAAAAAGGGATTTTACTATTAAAAGGTAATAAAGCAAAATCAGCTCAAGAGCAGATCAATCAATCGATAGAAGGTGTTGAATATGAATTAGCTTCTGTTATTCAAGAATTAGTAGAAGCAAAATCAAAAAGGGTGGGTATTGTTCAAGGTCATCAGGAATTATTTCCAAGTGAGATGAAAGAGTTCACAGAGGCTCTTGAGAATAAATATATTGTCAATTGGGTAACTGATCTTTCAACCATCAAAAACTTTGATGCATTAGTGGTTGCTCAACCAAAAACAAAGTTCTCTAATAAAGAAAAGTATTTTATTGATCAATATTTAGTTGATGGAGGAAATGCTCTTTTCTTATTGGATAAAGTACAAATGAATAAGGATTCTATTCCATTGGGTGGAACTTATGCTTTTGGATATGATCTAAATATTGAAGACTTATTGTTCAGATTAGGAGTAAGGCCTAATATTGATTTAATACAAGATCAACAAGTCGGTCTTATAGAAATTGTGGCAGGGAATTTTGGTGATAAAGCGAATATTAAGAAACTACCTTGGCCTTATAATATATATCTGAATACATTTTCAGAACATCCAATCGTAAGGAATATGGATGTTGTTTATGGTCGCTTTATTACTTCTTTAGACACAGTTAAATCCATTGGAATCAAGAAAGAGCCTTTGATATTTACTTCAAACTATTCTAGGAAGAGGGCAATGCCTAATATCGTATCATTGGATGAGATAAAAGAAGTAAACAAAAAAGAATTATTTAATCAACCGAATATTCCAATCGCCTATTTATTGGAAGGGACATTTAAATCTCTTTATGCGAATAGATTCCCACCAAAGGGTATTGATAAAAAATCATTGATTAAATCATCCACAAAACCAACAAAAGTAATTATAGTAGGTGATGGTGATATCGCAAAAAATGAAATCAATCCAATTAATAAGCAACTAGAATCAATAGAATTTGATAGACATAGAGGGCAATCACTTTCTAATTTAGAATTCTTGATGAATAGTATGAATTACCTAACAGATCAAGATGGATTGATAATGGCAAGAAATAAAAAAGTGACCTTAAGACCTTTAGATAATTTCAAAATTAGAGAGGAGAAGGCCATGTGGCAATGGATAAACGTTGGAATTCCAGTATTGTTAACAGTATTATTTGGAGGTATTTTTATTTATTTGAGGAAACGTAAATATGAAATCTAA
- a CDS encoding FG-GAP repeat protein — MTSLKLTCSCLSAILISCILCIPVFALDVGEKLTDYDEVRYMESSGDIVIVGAYASSQLKGAVFVHRLENGELVQLAKLTTESDETANNTHFGFAVDISDDVIVVGAPKSDAVYVFEKPDGGWVNMTETHKIDTPFLSNGWFGFSLSLKDNLLSVGAYRLDSYEGAVTVYKKSFGEKWSDNNYFYKNISAPVEGGNQYFGHEVRLHGETLVVGNIGNNNWTGAVRVYDGLFSKIEKDEKILPTATLTTSNSSYQLGMHVAINGNTIVATDYGRNNAGRVVVFNKPNQGWEDATESYFITNEEIVNGSHFGSDLDITSDKLLIGGSQHLGKGKVYLYGFDNEKNTGVTLMNSYQLEEGASNDFFGSAVKILGEYVAINSMYNPRQKVYLFKEKESNISLYTKSRHLDVDGDVMVLGTYEGENNIPGSAFVYEFQNGEWEEVAQLSSSDGVDDDMFGFAVAISGDEIIVGSPETDKVYIYEKPAEGWSDMTESYQITNPLGDGYFGFSVDILNGRAVVGAYRQNHYEGRGFYIERLKESWSEGVNITTLKSPNPKTNEYFSHQIRISKDAILVGALGKDNWKGTAYVYNLPSNGFIDEVETPSVELQHPNNRGHQFGIHLDLNDDMIAVTDYKTDNIDGEVVIYHRPDKELWSSDLKGYVVSNPTGNNGESFGSDVQVKGDTLLVGAFRADVHGSTHLFLLDNDSMSAEWKETFIPEEIESEIRFGTAVRFHESHFVVLAEDNPDQFYFLYGYPNLMVLSNAITNLNKIEILNTDPILRNENTVMVKGLSEGVFQYHIYNGKGSKLHSGEITPSNNDISLEGLEKGLLYIVLSSDVLEAVHTFKVLN; from the coding sequence ATGACTTCACTAAAGCTTACCTGCTCTTGCTTATCCGCAATATTAATTTCTTGTATACTATGTATTCCAGTCTTTGCTCTTGATGTCGGTGAAAAATTAACTGACTATGATGAAGTTAGATACATGGAGTCTTCTGGTGATATTGTAATTGTTGGTGCATATGCATCAAGTCAATTAAAAGGAGCCGTATTTGTTCATCGTTTAGAAAATGGAGAACTAGTTCAACTGGCAAAACTTACTACAGAAAGTGATGAAACCGCAAATAATACCCATTTTGGTTTTGCCGTAGATATTTCAGATGATGTAATAGTTGTTGGAGCACCTAAATCGGATGCTGTTTATGTATTCGAAAAACCTGATGGGGGTTGGGTTAATATGACCGAAACACACAAAATAGATACTCCTTTTTTATCAAATGGTTGGTTTGGTTTTTCATTATCACTCAAAGACAATTTACTTTCAGTTGGAGCATATAGGTTAGATAGCTATGAAGGAGCAGTAACAGTATATAAAAAATCATTCGGAGAGAAATGGAGTGATAATAACTACTTCTATAAAAATATTTCAGCTCCAGTTGAAGGTGGTAATCAATATTTTGGACATGAGGTAAGACTACATGGCGAAACACTTGTTGTGGGAAATATAGGTAATAATAATTGGACAGGAGCAGTACGAGTTTATGATGGGTTATTTTCTAAAATAGAAAAAGATGAAAAGATACTTCCCACAGCTACTTTGACAACTTCAAATAGCTCTTATCAATTAGGTATGCATGTAGCTATTAATGGTAATACTATTGTTGCTACTGATTATGGACGTAATAATGCAGGAAGAGTAGTTGTATTTAATAAGCCAAATCAAGGATGGGAAGATGCTACTGAGAGCTATTTTATTACTAATGAAGAAATAGTTAATGGTTCTCATTTCGGTTCTGATTTAGATATTACTTCAGATAAATTATTAATTGGAGGATCACAACATTTAGGAAAAGGAAAAGTCTATTTATACGGATTTGATAATGAGAAGAATACTGGCGTCACTTTAATGAACTCTTATCAACTCGAAGAAGGAGCATCAAATGATTTCTTTGGCTCAGCGGTAAAAATTTTAGGTGAATATGTTGCTATTAATTCGATGTACAACCCTAGACAAAAAGTCTACCTGTTTAAAGAAAAGGAGTCTAATATTTCGCTATATACCAAATCTCGCCATTTAGACGTAGATGGGGACGTAATGGTTTTAGGAACTTATGAAGGAGAGAATAATATCCCAGGTAGTGCCTTTGTATATGAATTCCAAAATGGTGAATGGGAAGAAGTCGCACAGTTAAGTTCATCAGATGGTGTAGATGATGATATGTTTGGTTTTGCTGTAGCGATTTCCGGTGATGAAATAATAGTAGGTTCTCCAGAAACAGATAAGGTTTATATATATGAAAAGCCAGCAGAAGGTTGGTCAGATATGACGGAATCTTATCAAATAACTAATCCACTTGGGGATGGTTACTTTGGATTCTCAGTAGATATATTAAATGGAAGAGCAGTAGTAGGAGCTTATAGACAGAATCATTATGAAGGAAGAGGGTTTTATATTGAAAGGCTTAAAGAGTCTTGGTCGGAAGGCGTGAATATAACAACTCTAAAATCTCCTAACCCTAAGACAAATGAGTATTTTTCACATCAAATAAGAATTTCTAAAGATGCAATATTAGTAGGGGCTTTAGGTAAAGATAATTGGAAAGGAACGGCTTATGTTTATAACCTTCCTTCAAATGGTTTTATTGATGAAGTTGAAACTCCAAGTGTAGAATTACAGCATCCTAATAATCGAGGTCATCAGTTTGGTATTCATTTGGATTTAAATGATGACATGATTGCTGTAACTGATTATAAAACAGATAATATAGATGGTGAAGTTGTTATTTATCATCGACCAGATAAAGAATTATGGAGCTCAGATTTAAAAGGCTACGTTGTATCAAACCCTACAGGAAATAATGGTGAAAGTTTTGGGTCAGATGTTCAAGTAAAAGGTGATACATTACTTGTTGGTGCATTTCGAGCTGATGTTCATGGTTCAACCCACTTATTTTTATTAGATAATGATTCCATGAGTGCTGAATGGAAAGAAACTTTTATTCCAGAAGAGATTGAGAGTGAAATTAGATTTGGTACTGCCGTGCGTTTTCATGAAAGTCACTTCGTAGTTTTAGCAGAAGATAATCCTGATCAGTTTTACTTCCTCTATGGTTACCCGAATTTAATGGTTTTATCAAATGCCATTACGAATTTGAACAAAATTGAGATATTAAATACAGACCCGATATTACGTAATGAAAATACAGTAATGGTTAAAGGACTGTCAGAAGGTGTATTTCAATACCACATCTATAACGGAAAAGGAAGTAAACTTCATAGTGGAGAAATTACTCCTTCAAATAATGACATATCATTAGAAGGTCTTGAAAAGGGGCTTTTATATATCGTTCTTTCGAGTGATGTGTTAGAGGCTGTCCATACTTTCAAAGTATTGAACTAA
- a CDS encoding CCA tRNA nucleotidyltransferase, whose translation MNFKDTLDKNPIFGIVAKSAKAVGFDTYLVGGFVRDLLLERPSKDIDIVCVGSGIVLAEDVAKRGGNLPCNTFKSFGTAMVKFDEYEVEFVGARKESYRRESRKPIVEDGTLEDDQNRRDFTINALAISLNEDNYGDLVDPFGGIDDLKKKNIITPLEPNITFSDDPLRMMRAIRFASQLTFDIDPDTFDAITENKERIEIVSKERIMDELNKIILSPLPSYGFKLLFTSGLLKLIFPEMQNLYGVERRDGKGHKDNFYHTLKVLDNVAEKSDDLWLRWAAILHDIAKPPTKRFNSKVGWTFHGHEDKGARMVPGIFKRMKLPLNDKMKFVQKLVKLHLRPIALVKKEVTDSAVRRLLFEAGDDIDALMLLCRADITSKDGNKVKRYLSNFDYVETRLEAVEESDKVRNFQPVITGELIMNTFEIKPSKEVGQIKAIVREAILDGKIKNTMEEALPFMIQSGIELGLTPIKDNKE comes from the coding sequence GTGAATTTTAAAGATACTTTAGATAAAAATCCAATTTTTGGAATTGTTGCTAAAAGTGCAAAAGCGGTAGGCTTCGATACTTATTTGGTCGGAGGCTTTGTGCGTGACTTACTTTTAGAACGTCCTTCCAAAGATATTGATATAGTTTGTGTAGGCAGTGGTATAGTCTTAGCTGAGGATGTTGCAAAAAGAGGTGGTAACCTTCCTTGTAATACTTTTAAGAGCTTCGGTACTGCAATGGTAAAATTTGACGAGTATGAAGTCGAATTTGTAGGAGCAAGAAAAGAATCTTATAGAAGAGAATCTCGTAAGCCTATCGTAGAAGATGGTACACTTGAAGACGATCAGAATAGAAGAGACTTTACAATCAATGCACTTGCTATTTCATTAAATGAGGATAATTACGGTGATCTTGTAGATCCTTTCGGTGGCATAGATGATCTGAAAAAGAAGAACATAATTACACCACTTGAGCCGAATATCACATTCTCTGATGATCCATTAAGAATGATGAGAGCCATTAGATTTGCTTCTCAACTTACCTTTGATATCGATCCAGACACTTTTGATGCGATTACTGAAAATAAAGAACGCATCGAAATTGTCTCTAAAGAGCGTATCATGGATGAACTTAATAAAATCATCCTTTCTCCACTTCCTTCTTATGGCTTTAAATTGCTATTTACTTCAGGGTTATTAAAACTAATTTTCCCTGAAATGCAGAACCTTTATGGCGTTGAGCGTAGAGATGGTAAAGGCCATAAGGATAATTTCTACCATACTTTAAAGGTACTTGACAATGTAGCTGAAAAATCAGATGATTTGTGGCTCCGTTGGGCTGCAATATTACATGACATTGCAAAACCTCCTACCAAAAGATTTAATAGCAAAGTAGGTTGGACGTTTCATGGACATGAAGACAAAGGAGCGAGAATGGTTCCTGGTATATTCAAAAGAATGAAACTTCCATTGAATGATAAGATGAAGTTTGTACAAAAACTTGTGAAGCTTCACCTAAGACCTATTGCATTAGTAAAGAAAGAAGTAACAGATTCAGCGGTAAGAAGATTACTTTTTGAAGCTGGCGATGATATTGATGCTTTAATGTTACTTTGCCGAGCGGATATTACCTCTAAAGATGGTAACAAAGTAAAACGCTATTTATCTAATTTTGATTATGTTGAAACAAGATTGGAAGCAGTAGAGGAAAGTGATAAAGTGAGAAACTTCCAACCTGTTATTACTGGAGAGTTAATCATGAATACATTCGAGATCAAGCCTTCCAAAGAAGTTGGACAGATAAAAGCAATTGTAAGAGAAGCTATCCTTGATGGCAAAATCAAAAATACTATGGAAGAAGCACTTCCATTTATGATTCAATCAGGAATTGAACTAGGGCTTACTCCCATTAAAGACAACAAAGAATAA
- the hemE gene encoding uroporphyrinogen decarboxylase: MNDLILRAARGEKTERTPVWLMRQAGRILPEYRAVRASVSGFVELCQTPELACEVTIQPVDLLGVDAAIIFSDILVIPEAMGLPYEMVEKRGPFFPTTIQTESDLNKIRVADVESDLGYVLDAIKLTKKELNDRVPLIGFAGAPFTIFCYMIEGQGSKTFSKAKKMFYTQPEFSHKLLQMITDSTIAYLKAQIAAGADMIQIFDSWAGILSPAQYEVFAMPYINQICDAITEVPKTVFAKGAYFAREAIGKSNCNTMGLDWNMDVAESRALANGKVLQGNLDPCALYGSDKDIEAATKAMLDQFGPDKHIANLGHGVYPDINPEKVKVFINTVKEYSEKMRG; encoded by the coding sequence ATGAACGATTTAATTCTTCGCGCCGCAAGAGGTGAAAAAACAGAAAGAACTCCTGTATGGTTAATGCGCCAAGCGGGTAGAATTTTACCAGAATATAGAGCTGTAAGAGCCAGCGTATCTGGATTTGTTGAGTTATGTCAAACTCCTGAATTAGCATGTGAAGTAACAATTCAACCTGTTGATTTATTAGGTGTTGACGCTGCTATTATTTTTTCAGATATCTTAGTGATTCCAGAAGCAATGGGACTTCCATATGAAATGGTGGAAAAAAGAGGTCCATTCTTCCCTACTACAATCCAAACAGAAAGTGACTTAAATAAAATTAGAGTGGCTGATGTGGAATCTGACTTAGGATATGTATTAGATGCGATCAAATTAACAAAGAAAGAATTAAATGACCGCGTTCCATTAATCGGTTTTGCGGGTGCTCCATTTACTATCTTCTGTTATATGATCGAAGGTCAAGGTTCTAAGACTTTCTCGAAAGCAAAGAAAATGTTCTATACACAACCTGAGTTCTCTCATAAGTTGTTACAGATGATTACAGATTCTACTATTGCATATTTAAAGGCTCAAATTGCAGCTGGTGCAGATATGATTCAAATCTTCGATTCTTGGGCGGGTATTCTTTCTCCTGCACAATATGAAGTATTTGCAATGCCATATATCAACCAAATCTGTGATGCAATCACTGAAGTACCAAAAACAGTATTTGCTAAAGGTGCGTACTTTGCTCGTGAAGCAATTGGTAAGTCAAATTGTAATACAATGGGTCTTGATTGGAACATGGATGTAGCCGAATCAAGAGCTCTTGCTAACGGTAAAGTACTACAAGGTAATTTAGACCCTTGTGCTTTATACGGTTCAGATAAAGATATTGAGGCTGCCACAAAAGCCATGTTAGATCAGTTTGGCCCTGATAAACATATCGCTAATTTAGGTCATGGAGTTTACCCTGACATCAACCCTGAAAAGGTTAAAGTGTTTATCAATACTGTAAAAGAATATTCTGAAAAAATGAGAGGATAG
- a CDS encoding type I restriction enzyme HsdR N-terminal domain-containing protein, with protein sequence MKYLSKGKRDRVISINKKTNEVTYLPHTKTRSLNNPEEKVQLETYLKLIYDYNYPAEYVRVCVPVKMGSSTKEADIITYNDMEGLEPFMIVECKKKGVSSSVFEGAIDQGFSYASAILAKFVWTTDGKQDTYHEVIPTKIGERTKNILPSPPPFKKSDSFLYSTKKNIYRLAKAPFKVLSHFFKRPCIKNAMIYNAIILGLMFIFSKVIMENIHQILAIPFIKNLWVNHHMDFSWMYYFISFTSVFITIIVSSIVGLLNTNKKGRIKLKQAIFLSLFLVIPVWFAGSEFTKSWWNWQHFTTMKYQPWLFLGPQLAISPIQILLFAGILSLSKPKKNTRHYKRLAK encoded by the coding sequence ATGAAATACCTCTCTAAAGGTAAGAGAGATAGAGTTATCAGCATAAATAAAAAAACGAATGAAGTCACCTATCTACCTCATACCAAAACAAGATCATTAAATAATCCTGAAGAGAAAGTACAATTAGAAACTTATTTAAAATTAATTTATGATTACAATTACCCTGCAGAATATGTAAGGGTTTGTGTCCCTGTGAAAATGGGATCTTCAACAAAAGAAGCCGATATTATTACCTACAATGACATGGAAGGTTTAGAACCTTTCATGATCGTGGAGTGTAAGAAAAAAGGGGTATCTTCCTCAGTTTTTGAAGGAGCTATTGACCAAGGGTTTTCCTATGCCAGTGCTATTCTTGCAAAGTTTGTTTGGACTACTGATGGAAAACAAGATACTTACCATGAAGTTATACCCACTAAGATTGGTGAACGGACTAAAAACATACTACCTTCTCCTCCTCCATTTAAAAAAAGTGATAGTTTTTTATATTCAACCAAAAAGAATATCTATCGATTAGCTAAAGCCCCTTTTAAAGTTCTTAGTCACTTTTTCAAAAGGCCATGCATTAAAAATGCTATGATTTACAATGCTATAATACTTGGCTTAATGTTTATCTTCAGTAAGGTGATTATGGAGAATATTCATCAGATTTTAGCGATACCTTTTATCAAAAATTTATGGGTAAATCATCATATGGATTTTTCATGGATGTATTATTTCATTTCTTTTACCTCTGTCTTTATTACTATAATAGTCAGTTCTATTGTAGGATTATTAAACACCAATAAAAAAGGTAGAATAAAGCTCAAACAAGCTATATTCTTATCTCTATTTTTAGTGATTCCTGTTTGGTTTGCTGGAAGTGAGTTTACTAAATCATGGTGGAATTGGCAACATTTCACAACTATGAAATATCAACCGTGGTTATTCCTAGGACCTCAACTTGCAATATCACCAATACAAATACTATTATTTGCTGGAATTCTTTCTCTCTCAAAACCAAAGAAAAACACAAGGCACTATAAAAGATTAGCAAAATAA
- a CDS encoding thioredoxin family protein: MLFRTFCLLLVLSAQYSFSQGIKFQKISLEKAINEAKTNNKKVFIDIHTEWCPNCDWMQEEVFQNKKIGNHYNQNYICIDIDAESTQGIALIKKYKLHVYPSFLYLDSDGNPIHLLTGVMNKDEFVKDTKEAENTSTQLFNLQKEIHTNKSQDLNVLSRYIYVSYKAGYADDKTLKEFLVKVDENSLKNKWVWMALKEATMYSGLHSDALQKLVQHTASIEKDYGIKDIIQTINAAANVSMQPFVEMRDIQGWEDLMAYLDKSLGKQGKTLNCAYNPTFYINIKEYSTAFSKMEQGVQLLSDRDPEVRAYLYRNWAWNIYHYYDDKDKLNMGLEWINISIKSHPYSINYETKAGLLFKLKQYKEARINAEKAIELAKKEKVHPTLAHLVLDELDGMK, from the coding sequence ATGTTATTTAGAACTTTCTGTCTTTTACTAGTTTTATCCGCTCAATATTCTTTTAGTCAAGGAATAAAGTTTCAGAAAATTTCACTAGAAAAAGCTATCAATGAAGCTAAAACCAATAATAAAAAAGTATTCATTGATATACATACCGAATGGTGTCCCAATTGCGATTGGATGCAAGAAGAAGTTTTTCAAAATAAAAAAATCGGCAATCATTATAATCAAAATTATATCTGTATTGACATTGATGCTGAGAGCACCCAAGGTATTGCCTTAATCAAGAAATATAAATTACATGTTTACCCAAGTTTCTTGTATTTAGATAGCGATGGCAATCCAATTCACTTACTTACAGGTGTAATGAATAAAGATGAGTTTGTAAAAGACACAAAGGAAGCTGAAAACACTAGCACACAACTTTTTAATCTTCAAAAGGAAATACATACAAATAAGTCACAAGATTTAAATGTTCTTTCTAGGTACATTTATGTCTCTTACAAAGCAGGTTATGCAGATGACAAAACATTAAAAGAGTTCCTGGTAAAAGTTGATGAAAATTCACTAAAAAATAAGTGGGTATGGATGGCCCTAAAAGAAGCAACAATGTATTCTGGATTACATTCAGATGCTTTACAAAAATTAGTACAACATACTGCTTCAATTGAAAAGGATTATGGTATCAAAGATATTATTCAGACCATCAATGCTGCTGCAAATGTATCCATGCAACCTTTTGTCGAAATGCGTGATATTCAAGGTTGGGAAGACTTAATGGCATATTTAGATAAGTCATTAGGGAAACAAGGAAAAACATTGAATTGTGCCTACAATCCAACATTCTACATCAATATAAAGGAGTATTCGACGGCATTTAGCAAAATGGAACAAGGGGTTCAACTACTCTCCGACCGAGACCCTGAAGTTAGAGCCTATTTATATAGAAATTGGGCCTGGAATATATATCATTATTATGATGATAAGGATAAGTTGAATATGGGCCTTGAATGGATTAATATCTCCATAAAATCACATCCTTATTCCATTAACTACGAAACAAAAGCTGGACTTCTATTTAAACTTAAACAATATAAAGAAGCAAGAATTAATGCTGAAAAGGCAATAGAACTTGCAAAAAAAGAGAAAGTACATCCTACTCTTGCTCACTTAGTACTAGATGAGCTTGATGGGATGAAATAA
- a CDS encoding (deoxy)nucleoside triphosphate pyrophosphohydrolase: MIQVVAGIIIENKTVFIAKRKKGNVLEGYWEFPGGKHEIGETLEASLIREFEEEFNVEIEVLEKLHDNIHHYPQISIHLHSFICKKIKGEFQLLDHDEVQWVNIEELENILLAPADIPIIEALKKATLNK; encoded by the coding sequence ATGATACAAGTTGTTGCAGGTATTATAATTGAAAATAAAACCGTTTTCATAGCCAAAAGAAAGAAAGGAAATGTTTTAGAAGGATATTGGGAGTTCCCTGGAGGAAAACATGAAATTGGAGAAACACTTGAAGCTTCTCTTATCCGAGAATTTGAGGAAGAATTTAATGTAGAAATTGAGGTTCTCGAAAAATTGCATGATAATATCCATCACTATCCTCAAATCTCAATACACCTACACAGTTTTATTTGCAAGAAAATAAAAGGGGAATTTCAACTACTCGACCATGATGAAGTTCAGTGGGTAAACATCGAAGAACTTGAAAATATCTTACTTGCTCCTGCAGATATTCCGATTATTGAGGCATTAAAAAAGGCTACCTTAAATAAATAA